In Chitinispirillales bacterium ANBcel5, the DNA window CCCTCATCGCTGAGGGCTTCTATATACGTTCTGTCTCCATCATCAGTAACAATTATCTTGTGCCCACTTAAACCAAACGCAGGCACATATGACTGAGCTTCTTTAGAGTAATCATCTGGATAGGTTTCTATCCACTCTGCCAGTATTTTCCAGTAGACATCCCGCTGGGCCTCTTCAAGCTTAGCCCTATCCATATTAATAAGGGGCACTAAAAACAGAAAAAACAGGACAAAAATCACCACCATAATCGAGAGGGCATCCTCCATTGAAATGGGATTACCCATGTCAAATTTTTGTCGCCTACCTCTATTCATTTTTACTCTCCAGATTTGGCACAGTTGAAGTGATCCCCTGAAGTTTTTGACTTATAAATTGCCTGTACTCATTTTCATACTCTATAAGTGTAGAAAACTTGTTTGCAAGGTCCTTTTCAAAAGGAATGATACTGTTTATGAGAGTGGAGGTATTTTCTACATGTTCAGCAAGATTTCTAATCTGCTCATCTATAGCAAGTTGTAATGATGTTACCTTTTCAGAAAATTCTTTTTGCATCTTAATTAAATAGTCGGTAGATTTTTTCTCAACATATTTCTTCTTAACCCATGGTTGCAGGTGAATAACACACCAATCATCAAGGTTGTTATTTGCCATTTCGTATTGATCCAGAGTCTTACTAAGTATTTGTATTGTAATTAGTTCAATAAAGATTGAAAGTGCAGTAGCAAAAAGGGTTGTAAGAATCGCATACGCATCACCATCAATTGCTTTCACTATATCGTTTATGAATTGAAATTCTCCATCACTACCTTGAAGCGAAAGCATCGCCTGTTTCATTGGTTCAAAGGTCATCAGGAGTCCAATAAGTGTACCCAAAAAACCAAGTTTTAGAGTCATGCGGTTTACTAAATTGTGAAACCCCAGTACTTTTGATGAGTTTTGGTCCCTTCGCAAGGCCGAGTTTTCAATTACCCTGTCAAAGCCATCAGTTTCACCCTGCTGCCCAAGTTTAATTAGCCTGAGTATACTCTCCCGTGTATCACTATAGGGTACGTGATTTAGAAGCTTGTTTTCAAGCATATAAAGATCAGGTTCATTACCAAATTTCTGTAAAACAGAAATAGTCTTTTCAGCCTTTTTTGTCCTTAAGCCGATATTTATTAACTGAAACAGAGCACCAAACTGACCGGCAACAAACAATATCAATAATGACCAGAGAAATATATCTGTATACCAGGTAGGCTCAAAATAAAAGAATCCAAGTGTTGCACCAGCAATCAAGGGAATGGGTAAAAGTAAAGCCATAAGCGCAACTTTCAGACAATCCTTAAAGTGCTTACCAGCCATACTTAGTATAGAATAGTCATTACTGATCCCCTGGGGTCTAATAGTATTCATAGTAACTCCTGCCCGTCTCTCTTCAGATTTAATCTCAACCTTGCCTTTAATCCAATATTATATCTGTTTAAATCTATGTAGTTAAAATGGAGCCTGAAAACATCCAGACTAATCGGTATTTCGTAATCACTTCCGGAAAAAAACGTAGTGCCCAGTTGTGGCATATCGATCGTAACTCCTGGTATGTAAACATTACCTGATTTGACCAGAGTAGCTCCCCAGGTACCAAAACCCGTTGGAAGGTCATTAATACTAAATTTTAAAACCGGATAGAGATAATTATCCTTATCAATCGTCATTACAACACCGAATTTTGAGAACTTGAAATGAAAATTGTGTACAAAATTAACCCTGTTCTGAGTATCTAATTCCCAGCTATTTAATGTAAGTGCAGATGATTCAACTTCACCATCCATGATTTCCGTTATATCACTTTCTAACCAGAAGTACTGGGGAAGAATAGTGGAAAGACGTTTCATTTCATATCTTACAAAAGGTACTCCCAAACTAAGAGAAAAAGTCGATCTGTAATACCTGTTTTTATTCAGTTCTTTAAGATGGTCGGTGGTATGTCCACGATGCCAATAGTGTCCAAAACCAGCTCCTATGTAAAAGTATAGAAAACTGGTCATCACATCCCATTTAAGCGAATTTCTAATCACATTTATCCTACTACCAACAGATTCAAGTTGGTAAGAGACAAACAACCCTGTTTCCCAGGATCCAAAGTCAAGCATCCTATGTAACCTGGTCTGCAGATCAATTTGTGAATCAAACAGCGTATCCCAAACCGGCCGTAAGTCACTGTCTTCTGGGGTGCTGGGTTCTTTTCGCGTGTCGAATCCTGCAGGGGTGTCGAAAAATTTTGGATATTGTTCGGTGAATCGCTTGCTTTTATCTTCAGAAATAACCTTGTATTGTGTCCCGTTACGAAAAAGTAGTAAAACCGGTTTTTCATAAGTAGTATCTAAACACAACGCATACTCAACACCCAATTCCACTGAACGACCAACTCTTATCCCAAACTCATTTAGTATATCTTCATTATTTAGTATTTTAGGACTACACAGAGCCTTTGCTCCCTGTGGAAAAAGCAATAAAGTTAGAAAAATTAAGCCTATTTTATATACAAAATATGAAGATAATTTAGATGAAGCGTTGTTATTCTCTTTTTTAACCAAGTTGTTTTATCCTTAATTATTCCAAAACTTTGTTAACCATATGGGTGATAGTAGCTATAAAATGAATCAAACAATTGGATGCGTCAAGCTCAAGATCCACTTTTTCTATTAATAAATGCAAAATGCGGTCCTATACTAGCCCAATGCTCACTTTTTTTCTGCTTATCTGCACAGAAATGCATCTATAAAGGGCATATCTAACCATAATGAAATAATGTATATTATGTGCATTATTTCAATTACTACTAACATTCACCTGTGAGGTGTTTGATCAGTTCCCACTCACTTTCTAAAATAATTTGGCTTGCATCAAGCTTACTTGGTAAAACGTGGCGCGTTAAGACCCACCATCCCGGTTCAATAAAACCTTTCTCACCTCAACAGGATGGCGTTTTTTGCTTCTGGCACTCACGGCTACTTGCCATTTCATATGTTTTCCGTAACACGGGTAAAACAGCTGTAGTTTCCTCCAGCCGTGATGGAAAGCTGGCAGCACAGGTAGCGAGGCTTTGGAATCATGATGTTATTTTTGGCTCTTCTTCACGCGGTGGTTCTTCTGCACTGAGGCAGTGTTTTCGCGTTTTAAGAGATGGTCGACCAATTGGGATTACACCCGATGGTCCCAAAGGACCGGCTCAGGTAGTGAAACCGGGTGTAGCACAATTATCACTTAAAAGTAAGAAGCCTGTGATCATTATGACTGTAAGAGCCAGTAGTGCCTGGAGATTGAAATCCTGGGACCGGTTTATGATTCCTAAACCATTCTCTCGTTTAACTGTCGAGCTGAGTGACCCCATTGATCCACTCGCTTTTTCATCTGAAGACAACCCGGAAGAATCCCTTAGAGCCGAAATTCAAAAAAGAATGCATAAAGATGACACCATCTAAAAGTACCTGGCCCGAAAATCTGTTTATTCTTATCCCAACCTACAAATCCAGAAAAGAACTCATGGATTTTTTGTCTGATCTTTTAAAAACAGTCCCCCGGGAAAAAATCTGTATTGTGGATGATGCCTCCAAAGATGGAACTGAAAAAGCATGCAAAGATCGTGGAATTTTTTGTATTGTACACAAAAGTAACCAGGGTAAAGGCGCAGCTCTTTTAAATGGGTTCAGCTACCTTTTAACGCAAAAAGATGCTCGCTGGATACTAACGATGGACGCTGATGGCCAACACTCACCAAAGGACCTGCCCTCCTTTTTGAAAGTAATCTCAGAGCAGCCCGATGTGGGACTTTGTATTGGGGCCCGATCAATGAAGCCTGGTGTTATGCCTCTTGCCCGTATATGCTCTAATCGACTAACCTCCTCCTTCTTAAGCCTTTTAACCCTTAGGTTAATCAAAGACAGTCAGTGCGGCTACCGACTCTACTCCTCTGAACTACTCAAAAAGTTAGATATTCAGTATAACAGATTTGAGATGGAGTCAGAAGTGATCCTTAAAGCTGCTTTTATGAATTTTCCAATCAGTTTCATTCAAGT includes these proteins:
- a CDS encoding lysophospholipid acyltransferase family protein, producing the protein MISSHSLSKIIWLASSLLGKTWRVKTHHPGSIKPFSPQQDGVFCFWHSRLLAISYVFRNTGKTAVVSSSRDGKLAAQVARLWNHDVIFGSSSRGGSSALRQCFRVLRDGRPIGITPDGPKGPAQVVKPGVAQLSLKSKKPVIIMTVRASSAWRLKSWDRFMIPKPFSRLTVELSDPIDPLAFSSEDNPEESLRAEIQKRMHKDDTI
- a CDS encoding glycosyltransferase family 2 protein codes for the protein MTPSKSTWPENLFILIPTYKSRKELMDFLSDLLKTVPREKICIVDDASKDGTEKACKDRGIFCIVHKSNQGKGAALLNGFSYLLTQKDARWILTMDADGQHSPKDLPSFLKVISEQPDVGLCIGARSMKPGVMPLARICSNRLTSSFLSLLTLRLIKDSQCGYRLYSSELLKKLDIQYNRFEMESEVILKAAFMNFPISFIQVHTLYLNGPSHISHFRDTLRWLKAVLHIWVSLLRHNDSKRNS